A stretch of DNA from Erwinia aphidicola:
ACAGCCGCCAGCGCATTTACAGCGCGCCGCACATTTTTGCCCAGCTGACCGAACAACACGAGGAGCTGCTGCTGGCGATCCTCGCCGGGGAGCCGGAGCGCGCCAGCCGCGCCGCCCGCGTCCACCTCGGCTTTGTCCACAGCACGTTGAAAACCATGCAGGAAGATGATGCCCGGCAGCAGCGCAGTACCCGCCTGCCGGACGATACAATCGATACACTCCAGGGAGAGAAACGATGATTATTTCAGCCGGCACCGACTACCGCGCCGCCGCAAAACGCATTCTGCCGCCGTTCCTGTTTCATTACATCGACGGGGGTGCCTACGCCGAACATACCCTGCGCCGCAACGTGGATGACCTGGCGAATATCGCCCTTAAGCAGCGCGTGCTGAACAACATGTCCGAGTTGAGTCTGCACACTACGCTGTTCAACGAAACTCTGGCGATGCCGGTGGCGCTGGCACCGGTCGGGCTGTGTGGCATGTACGCACGCCGTGGCGAAGTGCAGGCGGCGAAAGCGGCGGCGGCGAAAGGCATTCCATTTACCCTTTCCACCGTCTCGGTGTGCCCGATTGAAGAGGTGGCTCCGGCGATTAACCGCCCAATGTGGTTCCAGCTCTACGTGCTGAAAGATCGCGGCTTTATGCGCAACGCGCTGGAACGCGCTAAAGCCGCGGGCTGCTCGACGCTGGTGTTTACCGTGGATATGCCCACCCCGGGCGCGCGCTACCGCGATGCCCACTCCGGTATGAGTGGCCAGAACGCCGCGCTGCGCCGCTACTGGCAGTCGGTTACCCATCCACAGTGGGCGTGGGACGTTGGGCTGAACGGCAAACCGCACGATCTCGGCAATATCTCCACCTACCTCGGTAAACCGACCGGGCTGGAAGACTATATCGGCTGGCTGGCGAACAACTTCGACCCGTCGATCTCGTGGAGCGATCTGGAGTGGATCCGCGAGTTCTGGGACGGCCCGATGATCATCAAAGGCATCCTCGACGCTGATGATGCGCGCGATGCGGTGCGCTTCGGCGCCGACGGCATTGTGGTCTCTAACCACGGCGGTCGTCAGCTTGATGGGGTGCTGTCAACGGCGCGTGCGCTACCCGCCATTGCCGACGCGGTAAAAGGCGACATCACCATTCTGGCCGACAGCGGCATCCGCAACGGCCTGGATGTGGTGCGCATGATTGCGCTGGGTGCCGACAGCGTGCTGCTGGGCCGCGCTTATCTTTATGCGCTGGCGACCGCGGGTCAGGCGGGCGTGGAAAACCTGCTGACGCTGATTGAGAAAGAGATGCGCGTGGCGATGACGCTGACCGGCTGTAAAACCATTGCCGATATTTCGCGGGAATCGCTGGTGAACCGCGGCCTGGCATAAGGCTTGCTTCACTTTCCGCAGTGAGCGGAAAGTGAGGCTAACGTTTCCTGAACCCATCAATAACTTAATTGGTTTGCCCGCCAGGAACCGTTATACTGATTATAAATCCATCAGTTATGGAGCGAATCATGACCCACAAATTATCCCCTATCGTCTCGGAGTTTGAGACACAGGAGCAAGCGGAAAGCTATGACCGCTGGTTTCGCGATAAAGTCGAAACGGCCATCAACAGCAAGGCACCGCACTCCCCGCATGATGAAGTCATTGCCGGGGCAAAAAAAATGATTAAACAAGTGAAAGCAAGGAGAAAGCTGGCTTAATGCTCCCCATCAAATGGACTGATGAAGCAAAGAGGGACCTCTACGCACTTATTGCTTTCATTGCTGAAGAAAACCCTTACGCAGCGGAATCGCTGCTCCAGCAATTGCAGGAGTCTATTCTGCCTGTCGCTGAGCATCCCTATATGTTTCGCGCGGGCAGGGTTCCCGGAACCCGAGAAATTGTGGCCCATCCCAATTACATCCTCATTTACAAGGTCCTTAATGATGCCATTCTGGTGCTGGGCGTGCTTCATTCGCGTCGTGAGTATCCGTAGCGCATTATCACTCCCTCTCGCTTTTGTCTGTTTGAACATAAAAGGGGGCACAATCATTCCGCACTGGACACGGACTGTAACGATCGGTACAGTCAAGGCTCTTTAGTACACAAGCGGAGTTTTCCATGTCAGCTCTTGTCCCTCCCTTTACCCGTGAAAGCGCCATCCAGAAAGTTCGCCTGGCGGAAGATGGCTGGAACAGCCGCAACCCTGAAAGAGTGTCGCGGGTCTACACCCCCGACAGCCAGTGGCGCAACCGCGCCGAGTTCGTCAGCGGGCGTGAGGAGATCGTCTGCTTCCTCACACGCAAATGGGCCAGGGAGTTGGACTACCGCTTGATCAAGGAGCTGTGGGCGTTTGGCGATAACCGCATCGCGGTGCGCTTTGCCTACGAATGGCATGACGATAGCGGCAACTGGTTCCGCTCCTTTGGTAATGAGAACTGGGAGTTTGATAAGCAGGGGCTGATGCAACAGCGCTTCGCCTGCATCAACGATCTGCCGATTAGCGCGGACGATCGCAAGTTCTTCTGGCCGCTCGGCCGCCGCCCGGACGATCACCCCGGCCTGTCTGAGCTGGGACTGTAAGCGATGCGCAGCGTATATCAACGCGAGGACGTGCTGCCGCTGGTGGCGGGCGTATTCCGCGAGCTGGGCTATGACGGCACCAGCATCAGCCGCATTACGGAAAAGACCGGGCTGGGAAAAGGCAGCCTGTATCACTTTTTTCCCGGCGGTAAAGAGGAGATGGCCGCCGCGGTGCTGGCCGAGGTCGACAGCTGGTTTACGCTGAATATCTTCACTCCGCTGCATGAGCAGGCAGCGGCCAGCGCCATCCCTGCCATGTGGCAGGCGGTGGAGAGCTATTTTCACTCCGGCCAGCGCATCTGCCTGCTGGGCGCATTTGCACTGGATGAGACGCGCGACCGCTTTGCCAGCACCATCAGCCGCTACTTCTCGCGCTGGATTGAGGCGCTGACTGCCGCGCTTATTCGCAACGGGCAGCAGGCCGCATCAGCGCGGGAGAACGCTCAGGACGCGGTGCTCGGTATCCAGGGGGCCATCACTCTGTCGCGTGCAATGAACGACCCCGCACTCTTTACTGCCGCGCTGGTGCGCCTCTCGCAGCGCCTGTAACGCGGGTTTGGTACCAGGCAAATCGACCGCCACCCGCTCAATCTGCGGGCTGCCGATGGCGTAAATCCGCAGAGAGGGTTATACACAACCTTACGCCTCCTTTCCGCATGATTTTTTTCACTAATTTCAGACAATGCGTCATTTAATAACATCTTAATATTTGCCAATAATAGCCGATAAGGTAGTGTTTACTCTTTACAGAACCCGTGCTTACTGGGGCTACTCATCGTCTTTCCGGAACTTCAATGAAAATCGAACACAGCACGGTTGCTGAACTACGCCGCGAGTTTATGCGCAACGTTGTCGCACCAGTGGTTGCGGTCGTGGTGTTCGCCCTGCTGGGATGCGGATTTACCGCGTACTGGGTAACGGCACAGAGCAATGCGAAAGCAGAAGAAAAACAGCAGCAGGTCATTGAAAATATTTTTGCCCAGCATCTGGCTGATTTTGGCAACCAGCATAAAAATCTGCTGAAAGGCGCGGATTTACTGGTACAGATGGCAAAGCCGGACGAGTTTGGCAGCTGGCTCTACAGCCTCGCCGGTGACAACGAAATCTATCTGATGGACGCGCAGCACCGGCCAATTGCCGCCTGGCTGGCTGGCCGCGCAGCCCCGCTTTCCCGCTATGGCGGTGTCAGTCAGTCGCTCGCCAACTGGCTGCATCCTGCCGGCGGGGAGGATTTCACCCGCGATTTTATCCGCCTGCGCGGGCGGGTGGCGGAAGTGGTCATTGGCAGCCTGCCGGGCGATCGGGCTAATCGCCAGCTGGTGTTTATCCGCTATCTGCACTACAGCTTTATCGATTTTCTTGAACACCGTGGCGTCGTCAGCCGCTTCCGCTTTATCCCCAGCGATCCTGAACAGGCCAACAGCGCCGGTTTTCTGCTGACCTCGCAGCGCGGTATCCCGGTCAGCAGCGTCTCGTGGGAGCCGATGCGCCCGGGCACGCAAATGCTGAAAGTCACCGGGCCGCTGATTGCGGTGGCGATCCTCAGCATTACTCTGATGTGCATCCTGATGACGCACCGCCTGTGGTTCTCCTCGCTTAAACTCTCCAGCTCAATGCGTCGCCTGGCCGCCAGCGAAGCGCACGCCAGGCATCTGGCGCATCACGATACCCTAACCGGCTTGCCAAACCGTGCCTGGATTGAGGAGCAGCTCAACCGTCGCCTCTTCCAGCTGCCGCTAAAGGGCGAAAAACTGGCGCTGCTGCTGCTCGATCTCGACCGTTTTAAAATGATCAATGATACCTACGGCCATCATACGGGTGACGATCTGATCGTCGAAATCGGCCAGCGCCTGTCAAGACTGCTGCCGGGAGAGAATGCCGTGGGCCGTCTCGGCGGCGATGAGTTTGTGGTGATGCTCAGCAAGATCGAGAGCGAACAGCAGGTCGCGGAGATGTGCCAGCAGATCATCACCCAGCTGGCCGCGCCGATGACGCTGCGCGGCCACAAGCTGTGGGTTGGCGTCAGCATCGGTGTGGCGCTGGCTCCCGAGCACAGCACGGACCTGCTGGAGCTGATGCGTAAGGCGGATATTTCGCTGTACGCCGCCAAAGCGGAGGGCGGCGGGCGCTACTGCCTGTTTATCCCAATGATGGATGAAGCGCTGCAAAAGCGTCAGCGGCTGGCCCAGCAGCTGCGTATGGCGCTGGAAAACAATCATCTCGGACTGATGCAGTGGTATCAGCCGATTATGGATATCAGCGGCACTAGGCTGTTCGCCGTCGAAGCCCTGCTGCGCTGGCAGCACCCGACGCTGGGCGCCATTTCGC
This window harbors:
- a CDS encoding putative bifunctional diguanylate cyclase/phosphodiesterase; this translates as MKIEHSTVAELRREFMRNVVAPVVAVVVFALLGCGFTAYWVTAQSNAKAEEKQQQVIENIFAQHLADFGNQHKNLLKGADLLVQMAKPDEFGSWLYSLAGDNEIYLMDAQHRPIAAWLAGRAAPLSRYGGVSQSLANWLHPAGGEDFTRDFIRLRGRVAEVVIGSLPGDRANRQLVFIRYLHYSFIDFLEHRGVVSRFRFIPSDPEQANSAGFLLTSQRGIPVSSVSWEPMRPGTQMLKVTGPLIAVAILSITLMCILMTHRLWFSSLKLSSSMRRLAASEAHARHLAHHDTLTGLPNRAWIEEQLNRRLFQLPLKGEKLALLLLDLDRFKMINDTYGHHTGDDLIVEIGQRLSRLLPGENAVGRLGGDEFVVMLSKIESEQQVAEMCQQIITQLAAPMTLRGHKLWVGVSIGVALAPEHSTDLLELMRKADISLYAAKAEGGGRYCLFIPMMDEALQKRQRLAQQLRMALENNHLGLMQWYQPIMDISGTRLFAVEALLRWQHPTLGAISPAEFVPIAEETGLIIPLGEWVIEQACRLATRCPKLIVAINVSPLQFLAPGFVDTLREIITRHNVNPRHIELEITEGVLLEDEQQALRTIRTLRAAGFCIALDDFGTGYSSLNYLIQFPVDTIKIDRAFIQSLGVRANSATIVKSVINLGHSLGITVTAEGVETEEQRLMLEAAGCDRLQGFLLSRPQPAEQLRQLLLEKFT
- the relB gene encoding type II toxin-antitoxin system RelB family antitoxin, with product MTHKLSPIVSEFETQEQAESYDRWFRDKVETAINSKAPHSPHDEVIAGAKKMIKQVKARRKLA
- the lldD gene encoding FMN-dependent L-lactate dehydrogenase LldD, coding for MIISAGTDYRAAAKRILPPFLFHYIDGGAYAEHTLRRNVDDLANIALKQRVLNNMSELSLHTTLFNETLAMPVALAPVGLCGMYARRGEVQAAKAAAAKGIPFTLSTVSVCPIEEVAPAINRPMWFQLYVLKDRGFMRNALERAKAAGCSTLVFTVDMPTPGARYRDAHSGMSGQNAALRRYWQSVTHPQWAWDVGLNGKPHDLGNISTYLGKPTGLEDYIGWLANNFDPSISWSDLEWIREFWDGPMIIKGILDADDARDAVRFGADGIVVSNHGGRQLDGVLSTARALPAIADAVKGDITILADSGIRNGLDVVRMIALGADSVLLGRAYLYALATAGQAGVENLLTLIEKEMRVAMTLTGCKTIADISRESLVNRGLA
- a CDS encoding type II toxin-antitoxin system RelE/ParE family toxin translates to MLPIKWTDEAKRDLYALIAFIAEENPYAAESLLQQLQESILPVAEHPYMFRAGRVPGTREIVAHPNYILIYKVLNDAILVLGVLHSRREYP
- a CDS encoding DUF1348 family protein encodes the protein MSALVPPFTRESAIQKVRLAEDGWNSRNPERVSRVYTPDSQWRNRAEFVSGREEIVCFLTRKWARELDYRLIKELWAFGDNRIAVRFAYEWHDDSGNWFRSFGNENWEFDKQGLMQQRFACINDLPISADDRKFFWPLGRRPDDHPGLSELGL
- a CDS encoding TetR/AcrR family transcriptional regulator, whose protein sequence is MRSVYQREDVLPLVAGVFRELGYDGTSISRITEKTGLGKGSLYHFFPGGKEEMAAAVLAEVDSWFTLNIFTPLHEQAAASAIPAMWQAVESYFHSGQRICLLGAFALDETRDRFASTISRYFSRWIEALTAALIRNGQQAASARENAQDAVLGIQGAITLSRAMNDPALFTAALVRLSQRL